A stretch of Oncorhynchus mykiss isolate Arlee chromosome 12, USDA_OmykA_1.1, whole genome shotgun sequence DNA encodes these proteins:
- the LOC110487023 gene encoding glycerophosphodiester phosphodiesterase 1 isoform X2: MLQIGDEVYFSAVFLLVLFGTRSAIGASAVTASIYVFIVMFRFPQVPADQASQVLRPTGLASAGVPVVAHRAGGHDAPENTIAAIREASRNGATGVELDLGFTADGEAVLMHDETVDRTTNGTGAVGTLRLAELRTLDATGKHRLGEKFKGERVPTLQEAVEECINHQLTIFFDVKDQPDKAAAALGEMYHKHPVLYNSSIVCSFQPRVIYKMRQANPGVVTALTHRPWSLSRYGDGTPRSLSAWTNYWLGVLDVLLDWAHHHLLWNLCGVSAILMQKDFISLSPLPSSIPLYRDYVQYWAERGVEVVGWTINTAVDKQYYQDVLKISYITDSLREDCEPHY; this comes from the exons ATGTTACAAATTGGAGACGAAGTTTATTTCTCAGCGGTATTTCTGCTGGTTCTATTCGGGACCAGGAGCGCGATTGGAGCATCGGCCGTCACCGCATCCATTTACGTCTTTATCGTGATGTTCCGGTTCCCACAAGTGCCGGCTGACCAGGCAAGTCAGGTGCTGCGGCCCACTGGCCTTGCGAGCGCCGGCGTCCCCGTGGTTGCGCACCGGGCAGGGGGACACGATGCTCCGGAGAACACCATTGCAGCGATCCGAGAG GCCAGCAGGAATGGAGCCACAGGGGTGGAGCTGGACTTGGGCTTCACTGCAGATGGAGAGGCAGTGCTGATGCACGATGAGACGGTGGACCGCACCACCAACGGGACGGGAGCGGTGGGCACGCTGCGTCTGGCAGAGCTCAGGACGCTGGACGCCACGGGCAAACACAGGCTCGG GGAGAAGTTCAAGGGGGAGAGGGTGCCAACGCTTCAGGAGGCAGTGGAGGAATGCATCAACCACCAGCTGACCATCTTCTTTGATGTCAAAGATCAACCTGATAAG GCAGCTGCAGCCCTAGGGGAGATGTATCACAAACACCCTGTCCTCTACAACTCCAGCATTGTCTGCTCCTTTCAACCTAGAGTTATCTACAAG ATGCGTCAGGCGAACCCTGGGGTGGTCACGGCCCTGACCCACCGGCCCTGGAGCCTCAGTCGCTATGGCGATGGAACACCCCGTTCCCTGTCAGCGTGGACAAACTACTGGCTGGGAGttctggatgtgctgctggactGGGCCCACCATCACCTGTTGTGGAACCTGTGTGGCGTCTCAGCCATCCTCATGCAGAAGGACTTCATCTCCCT GTCTCCACTCCCCTCATCTATCCCTCTCTACAGAGACTATGTCCAGTACTGGGCAGAGCGAGGGGTGGAGGTGGTGGGCTGGACCATCAACACGGCCGTGGATAAACAGTACTACCAAGATGTCCTGAAGATCAGCTACATCACTGACAGCCTGAGGGAAGACTGTGAGCCTCACTACTGa
- the LOC110487023 gene encoding glycerophosphodiester phosphodiesterase 1 isoform X4 has protein sequence MLQIGDEVYFSAVFLLVLFGTRSAIGASAVTASIYVFIVMFRFPQVPADQASQVLRPTGLASAGVPVVAHRAGGHDAPENTIAAIREASRNGATGVELDLGFTADGEAVLMHDETVDRTTNGTGAVGTLRLAELRTLDATGKHRLGEKFKGERVPTLQEAVEECINHQLTIFFDVKDQPDKAAAALGEMYHKHPVLYNSSIVCSFQPRVIYKMRQANPGVVTALTHRPWSLSRYGDGTPRSLSAWTNYWLGVLDVLLDWAHHHLLWNLCGVSAILMQKDFISLDYVQYWAERGVEVVGWTINTAVDKQYYQDVLKISYITDSLREDCEPHY, from the exons ATGTTACAAATTGGAGACGAAGTTTATTTCTCAGCGGTATTTCTGCTGGTTCTATTCGGGACCAGGAGCGCGATTGGAGCATCGGCCGTCACCGCATCCATTTACGTCTTTATCGTGATGTTCCGGTTCCCACAAGTGCCGGCTGACCAGGCAAGTCAGGTGCTGCGGCCCACTGGCCTTGCGAGCGCCGGCGTCCCCGTGGTTGCGCACCGGGCAGGGGGACACGATGCTCCGGAGAACACCATTGCAGCGATCCGAGAG GCCAGCAGGAATGGAGCCACAGGGGTGGAGCTGGACTTGGGCTTCACTGCAGATGGAGAGGCAGTGCTGATGCACGATGAGACGGTGGACCGCACCACCAACGGGACGGGAGCGGTGGGCACGCTGCGTCTGGCAGAGCTCAGGACGCTGGACGCCACGGGCAAACACAGGCTCGG GGAGAAGTTCAAGGGGGAGAGGGTGCCAACGCTTCAGGAGGCAGTGGAGGAATGCATCAACCACCAGCTGACCATCTTCTTTGATGTCAAAGATCAACCTGATAAG GCAGCTGCAGCCCTAGGGGAGATGTATCACAAACACCCTGTCCTCTACAACTCCAGCATTGTCTGCTCCTTTCAACCTAGAGTTATCTACAAG ATGCGTCAGGCGAACCCTGGGGTGGTCACGGCCCTGACCCACCGGCCCTGGAGCCTCAGTCGCTATGGCGATGGAACACCCCGTTCCCTGTCAGCGTGGACAAACTACTGGCTGGGAGttctggatgtgctgctggactGGGCCCACCATCACCTGTTGTGGAACCTGTGTGGCGTCTCAGCCATCCTCATGCAGAAGGACTTCATCTCCCT AGACTATGTCCAGTACTGGGCAGAGCGAGGGGTGGAGGTGGTGGGCTGGACCATCAACACGGCCGTGGATAAACAGTACTACCAAGATGTCCTGAAGATCAGCTACATCACTGACAGCCTGAGGGAAGACTGTGAGCCTCACTACTGa
- the LOC110487023 gene encoding glycerophosphodiester phosphodiesterase 1 isoform X6: MLQIGDEVYFSAVFLLVLFGTRSAIGASAVTASIYVFIVMFRFPQVPADQASQVLRPTGLASAGVPVVAHRAGGHDAPENTIAAIREASRNGATGVELDLGFTADGEAVLMHDETVDRTTNGTGAVGTLRLAELRTLDATGKHRLGEKFKGERVPTLQEAVEECINHQLTIFFDVKDQPDKMRQANPGVVTALTHRPWSLSRYGDGTPRSLSAWTNYWLGVLDVLLDWAHHHLLWNLCGVSAILMQKDFISLSPLPSSIPLYRDYVQYWAERGVEVVGWTINTAVDKQYYQDVLKISYITDSLREDCEPHY, encoded by the exons ATGTTACAAATTGGAGACGAAGTTTATTTCTCAGCGGTATTTCTGCTGGTTCTATTCGGGACCAGGAGCGCGATTGGAGCATCGGCCGTCACCGCATCCATTTACGTCTTTATCGTGATGTTCCGGTTCCCACAAGTGCCGGCTGACCAGGCAAGTCAGGTGCTGCGGCCCACTGGCCTTGCGAGCGCCGGCGTCCCCGTGGTTGCGCACCGGGCAGGGGGACACGATGCTCCGGAGAACACCATTGCAGCGATCCGAGAG GCCAGCAGGAATGGAGCCACAGGGGTGGAGCTGGACTTGGGCTTCACTGCAGATGGAGAGGCAGTGCTGATGCACGATGAGACGGTGGACCGCACCACCAACGGGACGGGAGCGGTGGGCACGCTGCGTCTGGCAGAGCTCAGGACGCTGGACGCCACGGGCAAACACAGGCTCGG GGAGAAGTTCAAGGGGGAGAGGGTGCCAACGCTTCAGGAGGCAGTGGAGGAATGCATCAACCACCAGCTGACCATCTTCTTTGATGTCAAAGATCAACCTGATAAG ATGCGTCAGGCGAACCCTGGGGTGGTCACGGCCCTGACCCACCGGCCCTGGAGCCTCAGTCGCTATGGCGATGGAACACCCCGTTCCCTGTCAGCGTGGACAAACTACTGGCTGGGAGttctggatgtgctgctggactGGGCCCACCATCACCTGTTGTGGAACCTGTGTGGCGTCTCAGCCATCCTCATGCAGAAGGACTTCATCTCCCT GTCTCCACTCCCCTCATCTATCCCTCTCTACAGAGACTATGTCCAGTACTGGGCAGAGCGAGGGGTGGAGGTGGTGGGCTGGACCATCAACACGGCCGTGGATAAACAGTACTACCAAGATGTCCTGAAGATCAGCTACATCACTGACAGCCTGAGGGAAGACTGTGAGCCTCACTACTGa
- the LOC110487023 gene encoding glycerophosphodiester phosphodiesterase 1 isoform X7, whose protein sequence is MTENTLMGSVNCEWYEARYRPIDIEWYVARYKPIDIEWYEARYRPIDIEWYEARYRPIDIEWYEARYRPIDIEWYEARYRPIDIEWYEARYRPIDIEWYRARYRPIDIEWYEARYRPIDIEWYKARYRPIGGVSNIAAVQTFVCPRWPLCVSREKFKGERVPTLQEAVEECINHQLTIFFDVKDQPDKMRQANPGVVTALTHRPWSLSRYGDGTPRSLSAWTNYWLGVLDVLLDWAHHHLLWNLCGVSAILMQKDFISLDYVQYWAERGVEVVGWTINTAVDKQYYQDVLKISYITDSLREDCEPHY, encoded by the exons ATGACTGAAAATACACTAATGGGGAGTGTAAACTGTGAATGGTACGAGGCCAGATATAGACCTATTGATATAGAATGGTATGTGGCCAGATATAAACCTATTGATATAGAATGGTACGAGGCCAGATATAGACCTATTGATATAGAATGGTATGAGGCCAGATATAGACCTATTGATATAGAATGGTACGAGGCCAGATATAGACCTATTGATATAGAATGGTATGAGGCCAGATATAGACCTATTGATATAGAATGGTACGAGGCCAGATATAGACCTATTGATATAGAATGGTACAGGGCCAGATATAGACCTATTGATATAGAATGGTACGAGGCCAGATATAGACCTATTGATATAGAATGGTACAAGGCCAGATATAGACCTATTGGTGGTGTCTCAAATATAGCAGCAGTACAAACGTTTGTGTGTCCCCGCTGGCCTTTGTGTGTCTCCAGGGAGAAGTTCAAGGGGGAGAGGGTGCCAACGCTTCAGGAGGCAGTGGAGGAATGCATCAACCACCAGCTGACCATCTTCTTTGATGTCAAAGATCAACCTGATAAG ATGCGTCAGGCGAACCCTGGGGTGGTCACGGCCCTGACCCACCGGCCCTGGAGCCTCAGTCGCTATGGCGATGGAACACCCCGTTCCCTGTCAGCGTGGACAAACTACTGGCTGGGAGttctggatgtgctgctggactGGGCCCACCATCACCTGTTGTGGAACCTGTGTGGCGTCTCAGCCATCCTCATGCAGAAGGACTTCATCTCCCT AGACTATGTCCAGTACTGGGCAGAGCGAGGGGTGGAGGTGGTGGGCTGGACCATCAACACGGCCGTGGATAAACAGTACTACCAAGATGTCCTGAAGATCAGCTACATCACTGACAGCCTGAGGGAAGACTGTGAGCCTCACTACTGa
- the LOC110487023 gene encoding glycerophosphodiester phosphodiesterase 1 isoform X3: protein MTENTLMGSVNCEWYEARYRPIDIEWYVARYKPIDIEWYEARYRPIDIEWYEARYRPIDIEWYEARYRPIDIEWYEARYRPIDIEWYEARYRPIDIEWYRARYRPIDIEWYEARYRPIDIEWYKARYRPIGGVSNIAAVQTFVCPRWPLCVSREKFKGERVPTLQEAVEECINHQLTIFFDVKDQPDKAAAALGEMYHKHPVLYNSSIVCSFQPRVIYKMRQANPGVVTALTHRPWSLSRYGDGTPRSLSAWTNYWLGVLDVLLDWAHHHLLWNLCGVSAILMQKDFISLDYVQYWAERGVEVVGWTINTAVDKQYYQDVLKISYITDSLREDCEPHY from the exons ATGACTGAAAATACACTAATGGGGAGTGTAAACTGTGAATGGTACGAGGCCAGATATAGACCTATTGATATAGAATGGTATGTGGCCAGATATAAACCTATTGATATAGAATGGTACGAGGCCAGATATAGACCTATTGATATAGAATGGTATGAGGCCAGATATAGACCTATTGATATAGAATGGTACGAGGCCAGATATAGACCTATTGATATAGAATGGTATGAGGCCAGATATAGACCTATTGATATAGAATGGTACGAGGCCAGATATAGACCTATTGATATAGAATGGTACAGGGCCAGATATAGACCTATTGATATAGAATGGTACGAGGCCAGATATAGACCTATTGATATAGAATGGTACAAGGCCAGATATAGACCTATTGGTGGTGTCTCAAATATAGCAGCAGTACAAACGTTTGTGTGTCCCCGCTGGCCTTTGTGTGTCTCCAGGGAGAAGTTCAAGGGGGAGAGGGTGCCAACGCTTCAGGAGGCAGTGGAGGAATGCATCAACCACCAGCTGACCATCTTCTTTGATGTCAAAGATCAACCTGATAAG GCAGCTGCAGCCCTAGGGGAGATGTATCACAAACACCCTGTCCTCTACAACTCCAGCATTGTCTGCTCCTTTCAACCTAGAGTTATCTACAAG ATGCGTCAGGCGAACCCTGGGGTGGTCACGGCCCTGACCCACCGGCCCTGGAGCCTCAGTCGCTATGGCGATGGAACACCCCGTTCCCTGTCAGCGTGGACAAACTACTGGCTGGGAGttctggatgtgctgctggactGGGCCCACCATCACCTGTTGTGGAACCTGTGTGGCGTCTCAGCCATCCTCATGCAGAAGGACTTCATCTCCCT AGACTATGTCCAGTACTGGGCAGAGCGAGGGGTGGAGGTGGTGGGCTGGACCATCAACACGGCCGTGGATAAACAGTACTACCAAGATGTCCTGAAGATCAGCTACATCACTGACAGCCTGAGGGAAGACTGTGAGCCTCACTACTGa
- the LOC110487023 gene encoding glycerophosphodiester phosphodiesterase 1 isoform X1: MTENTLMGSVNCEWYEARYRPIDIEWYVARYKPIDIEWYEARYRPIDIEWYEARYRPIDIEWYEARYRPIDIEWYEARYRPIDIEWYEARYRPIDIEWYRARYRPIDIEWYEARYRPIDIEWYKARYRPIGGVSNIAAVQTFVCPRWPLCVSREKFKGERVPTLQEAVEECINHQLTIFFDVKDQPDKAAAALGEMYHKHPVLYNSSIVCSFQPRVIYKMRQANPGVVTALTHRPWSLSRYGDGTPRSLSAWTNYWLGVLDVLLDWAHHHLLWNLCGVSAILMQKDFISLSPLPSSIPLYRDYVQYWAERGVEVVGWTINTAVDKQYYQDVLKISYITDSLREDCEPHY; the protein is encoded by the exons ATGACTGAAAATACACTAATGGGGAGTGTAAACTGTGAATGGTACGAGGCCAGATATAGACCTATTGATATAGAATGGTATGTGGCCAGATATAAACCTATTGATATAGAATGGTACGAGGCCAGATATAGACCTATTGATATAGAATGGTATGAGGCCAGATATAGACCTATTGATATAGAATGGTACGAGGCCAGATATAGACCTATTGATATAGAATGGTATGAGGCCAGATATAGACCTATTGATATAGAATGGTACGAGGCCAGATATAGACCTATTGATATAGAATGGTACAGGGCCAGATATAGACCTATTGATATAGAATGGTACGAGGCCAGATATAGACCTATTGATATAGAATGGTACAAGGCCAGATATAGACCTATTGGTGGTGTCTCAAATATAGCAGCAGTACAAACGTTTGTGTGTCCCCGCTGGCCTTTGTGTGTCTCCAGGGAGAAGTTCAAGGGGGAGAGGGTGCCAACGCTTCAGGAGGCAGTGGAGGAATGCATCAACCACCAGCTGACCATCTTCTTTGATGTCAAAGATCAACCTGATAAG GCAGCTGCAGCCCTAGGGGAGATGTATCACAAACACCCTGTCCTCTACAACTCCAGCATTGTCTGCTCCTTTCAACCTAGAGTTATCTACAAG ATGCGTCAGGCGAACCCTGGGGTGGTCACGGCCCTGACCCACCGGCCCTGGAGCCTCAGTCGCTATGGCGATGGAACACCCCGTTCCCTGTCAGCGTGGACAAACTACTGGCTGGGAGttctggatgtgctgctggactGGGCCCACCATCACCTGTTGTGGAACCTGTGTGGCGTCTCAGCCATCCTCATGCAGAAGGACTTCATCTCCCT GTCTCCACTCCCCTCATCTATCCCTCTCTACAGAGACTATGTCCAGTACTGGGCAGAGCGAGGGGTGGAGGTGGTGGGCTGGACCATCAACACGGCCGTGGATAAACAGTACTACCAAGATGTCCTGAAGATCAGCTACATCACTGACAGCCTGAGGGAAGACTGTGAGCCTCACTACTGa
- the LOC110487023 gene encoding uncharacterized protein LOC110487023 isoform X5, protein MTENTLMGSVNCEWYEARYRPIDIEWYVARYKPIDIEWYEARYRPIDIEWYEARYRPIDIEWYEARYRPIDIEWYEARYRPIDIEWYEARYRPIDIEWYRARYRPIDIEWYEARYRPIDIEWYKARYRPIGGVSNIAAVQTFVCPRWPLCVSREKFKGERVPTLQEAVEECINHQLTIFFDVKDQPDKMRQANPGVVTALTHRPWSLSRYGDGTPRSLSAWTNYWLGVLDVLLDWAHHHLLWNLCGVSAILMQKDFISLSPLPSSIPLYRDYVQYWAERGVEVVGWTINTAVDKQYYQDVLKISYITDSLREDCEPHY, encoded by the exons ATGACTGAAAATACACTAATGGGGAGTGTAAACTGTGAATGGTACGAGGCCAGATATAGACCTATTGATATAGAATGGTATGTGGCCAGATATAAACCTATTGATATAGAATGGTACGAGGCCAGATATAGACCTATTGATATAGAATGGTATGAGGCCAGATATAGACCTATTGATATAGAATGGTACGAGGCCAGATATAGACCTATTGATATAGAATGGTATGAGGCCAGATATAGACCTATTGATATAGAATGGTACGAGGCCAGATATAGACCTATTGATATAGAATGGTACAGGGCCAGATATAGACCTATTGATATAGAATGGTACGAGGCCAGATATAGACCTATTGATATAGAATGGTACAAGGCCAGATATAGACCTATTGGTGGTGTCTCAAATATAGCAGCAGTACAAACGTTTGTGTGTCCCCGCTGGCCTTTGTGTGTCTCCAGGGAGAAGTTCAAGGGGGAGAGGGTGCCAACGCTTCAGGAGGCAGTGGAGGAATGCATCAACCACCAGCTGACCATCTTCTTTGATGTCAAAGATCAACCTGATAAG ATGCGTCAGGCGAACCCTGGGGTGGTCACGGCCCTGACCCACCGGCCCTGGAGCCTCAGTCGCTATGGCGATGGAACACCCCGTTCCCTGTCAGCGTGGACAAACTACTGGCTGGGAGttctggatgtgctgctggactGGGCCCACCATCACCTGTTGTGGAACCTGTGTGGCGTCTCAGCCATCCTCATGCAGAAGGACTTCATCTCCCT GTCTCCACTCCCCTCATCTATCCCTCTCTACAGAGACTATGTCCAGTACTGGGCAGAGCGAGGGGTGGAGGTGGTGGGCTGGACCATCAACACGGCCGTGGATAAACAGTACTACCAAGATGTCCTGAAGATCAGCTACATCACTGACAGCCTGAGGGAAGACTGTGAGCCTCACTACTGa
- the LOC110487022 gene encoding MAPK regulated corepressor interacting protein 2 — translation MMYTITRGPSKLVTQRRTGQTQQIDKINDFKHKQTPWSIPDSPAPKIVFNRLNGKKYHNTPAALLQVDPQPKEGFTSAHQENVKFIYEAWQEVVQLAEEGGASDETGSASAQGPVQYSDTNPNPALKNFVPIDLDEWWAQRFLANIDNLS, via the exons ATGATGTACACAATTACAAGAGGTCCCAGCAAACTTGTTACACAGCGACGAACAG GTCAAACGCAGCAGATTGACAAAATAAATGACTTCAAGCACAAACAAACGCCTTGGTCTATACCAGA CTCTCCTGCACCCAAGATAGTGTTTAACCGCCTGAATGGGAAGAAGTACCACAACACCCCAGCAGCTCTTCTACAGGTGGACCCCCAGCCCAAGGAGGGCTTCACTTCTGCACACCAGGAGAATGTCAAGTTTATCTATGAAG CCTGGCAGGAGGTAGTGCAGCTGGCGGAGGAGGGAGGAGCCAGTGATGAGACAGGAAGTGCCAGTGCTCAGGGACCAGTGCAGTATTCAGACACCAACCCCAACCCAGCCTTGAAGA ACTTTGTTCCCATCGATCTGGATGAGTGGTGGGCACAGCGCTTCCTGGCCAACATTGACAACCTGTCCTGA